The Bacteroidota bacterium DNA segment CTAAGCGGGGCAGCATTTTCTATATTGAGAAACCATTCGATATCAAGGTTCTCAAAAAGGTGATAACCGAATATTTCACCAAGAAGGAAACCGGGGAATCGAAAAAAGAGGTTCAGGATACTCCCGGTGACGATACCTTTAAAGGAAACATTGGAACCCTCCAGTTAATGGATGTGGTCCAGATGAACTGTCTCGGACGGATCACCACCTGTCTGAAGGTCACCGATGGGGCAAGGGACGGTATCATTGTCTTTAAAAAAGGAGACATCGTCCACGCAGAAACCAGTGGAATGGTAGGAAAAGAGGCCTTTTTCAATATTGCTTCCTGGAAAGGTGGCAGTTTTGATATGCTCAATGAGATCCCATCACAGGTGACCATCATCGATCATTGGGAACAACTGCTAATTGAAGCCCTGCAGGTTTTGGATGACGGTAGTCAGGATAACATTGCCGGAGATGATTTTGACTTTGATTTCGGGCAGCCCCCTTCAGGGACGACCCTTGCTGCTGCTCCATCCGAACCGGAAGTACCCCAGGCACCCGTCAGTCCGGTTGAGGCACAAGGTGATCTGCTGCCATCTGAATTACCAGCCGATGATACCAGCACACTTCTGGACCGTTTGATGAAGATGGTGTCTGCTGAAGCGGTGTTTATCATGACACCAGACGGATTTGTCATTGATCGGAAAATCAGAAATTCTGATCTGAAGATTGAACAGTCGGGTGAAATCATTTCCAGGTCCCTGTCCGCATTTATCGAACTGGGAAATTCCATGGCTTCCGGCGACCTGAACCGTGTGGTGATGTCATACATGGATAAGTATCTGGTGGTGAAGGCCATTCCAAACAGCGAACTGCTGTTTGTTGTGCTGACCCCGATCTCCCAGAAACTGGAAAGTATCCTTCCGGTTGTTGATAAAGAAGCTCAAAATCTCACGAATCTGATATAGGATTGTTATGTCGACCAGCTTAAAAGATGTTTTGCAGCCATTGACTTCCATGGAAACCGTATTGGGTGTTGTTCTGGTCGATCCGGATGGATTGGTCATGGAATCCACCTTTCCGACAGACACTGACCCGGAATTACTGGCTTCAGTCTATGCCATACTTGACCTGAATATCAAGGGCCAACTTGGTAAACTGGGTGAGTCGGCAAACCAGGTTTTCTTTTCAACAGGGGATAAACTGATTCTGATTCAAAAGATTGAAGATGTTATCTTAGTATTGTATACTCGCAAATCTGACCTGGCAGAGTTGCAGAGTCGCTTACTTTCAACCGGAACCAAAGTTATCGAATTTTTGAACCTGTCATCGGCTGTATAAGCCTGAGACGGGTCAGATTGTAATATAAAGAGGTTATTATGGCATCAATTAATTATGCAAACCGGGAAATCGTAATCAAGATTGTTTATTACGGTCCCGGTCTCAGTGGAAAAACAACTAACCTTCAGGTGATTCACCAGAACGTTCCGGATAACACCCGCGGAAACATGATTTCCCTGGCAACGGAAGCTGACCGGACCCTCTTTTTCGACTTACTTCCTCTGAATCTTGGAAGTGTAAAAGGGTTCAATACCAAGTTTCAGTTGTATACCGTTCCCGGACAGGTGTATTACAATGCCACCCGTAAGCTGGTATTAAAAGGGGTTGACGGTGTGGTTTTTGTTGCGGATTCCACACAGGGAAAGATGAACGAAAACATTGAATCACTCCAGAACCTGAAGGATAACCTTGCTGAGTATGGAATTGATTTGAATAATTTCCCGCTGGTCTTACAATACAACAAACGGGATCTTCAGAACATTTTCACGGTGGATGAGCTTAACAAGGCGCTCAACCCGAACAATGTTCCTTTTGTTGAAGCGTCGGTTATCAAAAACATCGGTGTTTTTGAAGTTCTGAAAGCTATCAGCCGTGAAACGCTTGCCCGTATTAACAAACAATCTACACCGGCCACTCCCGGACAGGCACAGGCACCTGCTGCCCAACCAGCACCCACACCGGCTCCGCAACCAGCACCCGCAGCTGCGGCTCCTCAACCGGCTCCGCAGCCTGCACCTGCAGCTCAACCTGCACCTGCAGCCCAGCCTGCCCAGCAACCGGCTCAACCCGGTCAGCCGCAGCAGGGAGGGGCCTTCTTCAAGAATCTCATCAATAAGATGGACAACAAATAAAAAAAGGCCGGGTAACCGGCCTTTTTTGTTTCTCACCTTAACATGGCTTCCGGTTTATTTACTGATAACCGGTCGCTATCTTTGACATTTTTCAAATAATACTATGCTTCGAACCATCTGGGCCGGCCTCATTATCGTTCCGTGGACTGCTATTTGTGCCACACTCTCTTTTTTTGGTGGAATTCTGATTCCACAGGGAAGGGGATATCACCAAATGGCCCGTTTATGGTCAGCCGTTATTGTCCCGGTCATTGGCATACGATTAAAAGTGACAGGTCTTGAGCATCTGGACCGGAATCAGCAGTATGTTTTTGTGTCGAATCATTCGAGTGCCATCGACATTCCTGTTGTGGTTCACAGTATCCCCTGGCAGATCAGACTGGTTGCGAAAAAGGAATTGGCGTGGGTGCCCTTTTTAGGCTGGTCGCTTGTTTGGGGTGATTACCTGCTTATTGACCGGAAGAACCGGTCCAATTCTAAAAAGTCACTGGATGCTGCGGCCCATAAATTAAAGAATGGTCGTTCCATATTTATGTTTGCAGAGGGCACCCGAAGCAGGGATGGAAAAATTGG contains these protein-coding regions:
- a CDS encoding response regulator yields the protein MEKKKILIVDDEETIAWGISKTLSQSGEIPVETSYTTKATEAATLLASNRYDLVITDIRMPDMSGIDLLKEVKDKYPETGVIIMTAYGSTEVQQEASKRGSIFYIEKPFDIKVLKKVITEYFTKKETGESKKEVQDTPGDDTFKGNIGTLQLMDVVQMNCLGRITTCLKVTDGARDGIIVFKKGDIVHAETSGMVGKEAFFNIASWKGGSFDMLNEIPSQVTIIDHWEQLLIEALQVLDDGSQDNIAGDDFDFDFGQPPSGTTLAAAPSEPEVPQAPVSPVEAQGDLLPSELPADDTSTLLDRLMKMVSAEAVFIMTPDGFVIDRKIRNSDLKIEQSGEIISRSLSAFIELGNSMASGDLNRVVMSYMDKYLVVKAIPNSELLFVVLTPISQKLESILPVVDKEAQNLTNLI
- a CDS encoding roadblock/LC7 domain-containing protein; amino-acid sequence: MSTSLKDVLQPLTSMETVLGVVLVDPDGLVMESTFPTDTDPELLASVYAILDLNIKGQLGKLGESANQVFFSTGDKLILIQKIEDVILVLYTRKSDLAELQSRLLSTGTKVIEFLNLSSAV
- a CDS encoding 1-acyl-sn-glycerol-3-phosphate acyltransferase, with the protein product MLRTIWAGLIIVPWTAICATLSFFGGILIPQGRGYHQMARLWSAVIVPVIGIRLKVTGLEHLDRNQQYVFVSNHSSAIDIPVVVHSIPWQIRLVAKKELAWVPFLGWSLVWGDYLLIDRKNRSNSKKSLDAAAHKLKNGRSIFMFAEGTRSRDGKIGPFKSGPFLVALWAQVPVVPITLNFTHSIMEKNSLRVKGGVVEVHISPPIQTTGKTEADRKEIVDSAWKAVISHHQLTE
- a CDS encoding GTPase domain-containing protein → MASINYANREIVIKIVYYGPGLSGKTTNLQVIHQNVPDNTRGNMISLATEADRTLFFDLLPLNLGSVKGFNTKFQLYTVPGQVYYNATRKLVLKGVDGVVFVADSTQGKMNENIESLQNLKDNLAEYGIDLNNFPLVLQYNKRDLQNIFTVDELNKALNPNNVPFVEASVIKNIGVFEVLKAISRETLARINKQSTPATPGQAQAPAAQPAPTPAPQPAPAAAAPQPAPQPAPAAQPAPAAQPAQQPAQPGQPQQGGAFFKNLINKMDNK